From one Ooceraea biroi isolate clonal line C1 chromosome 7, Obir_v5.4, whole genome shotgun sequence genomic stretch:
- the LOC105288017 gene encoding histone-lysine N-methyltransferase NSD2 isoform X4 produces the protein MNSISTEVTKASVSAHAQSGKSTVAASEDACNGQESSYVNCNGLLGRSRYGRMLKPTPNMNNAVILAQKMPKTRRQWNSTTMDNESIGENNTTSSIDETAGSTSNDVAEDILPSKVTANVECHWKVGQLAWARVGNFPFWPCVVTLDPTTMTYHKLRIATRSNILMIHVQYFGDKERHNWVSANCVMEFTGLADFLKLSESLTAEMKKKDAKYAAAFIVKQGAQRKWDNAVEEATAVKHMTIEQRAETFAPKIKVSRTRERKTSNVDEKNKNKRKYSNEQDNGPDAKRAKYDNVFDAEKSEVSKTRKSEASKSRTSRVVNGKTDLKLYSDSLPSSHKGSQDNTRVDRKEEDEDGVFEVYYERNKDLLVDEYPNASEQDIKKYLRKTWDNMDTTFRKKYRSYMTRDSSSSQSQKENSSDHEDDTSIETDTSVKETNKRMRSKVDKEESSVSEAKRGRRYNIFKGLKQEKVCQICEKTGKLTRCKGPCYSYFHLSCVKPGESSPEHSGDENITDDKILDDLNVIKRSINGEHENSVGKTEDQEDEMFKCIDCLSGVAPACFICNEREGDRIRCIVPACGKHYHSKCLNSWPQSHWQGGRLTCPYHVCHTCSSDNPQDNHSRAPNEKIARCVRCPSSYHASTSCLPAGSTILTASQIVCPKHYKAPYPPLNAAWCFLCTRGGSLICCDTCPTSFHLECLGINAPDGGFFCEDCETGRLPLYGEVVWVKLGHYRWWPSRICYPQEIPEKVKAISHSPGKFCVMFLGSNDYYWVHRGRAFLYQDGDANMKLPIGKKMDNKFRIALKEANKLHQQLKEQRSITKEPKRLKPPPYVKLKVNKPVGNVKPAEVESIVACECDPNWDNPCAPGTDCLNRILLVECSPGICPAGPKCMNQSFVLRQYPEMKPFHTVGRGWGLRTLEDIKAGQFVIEYVGEVIDEAEYKCRLHRKKELKNENFYFLTIDNNRTIDAEPKGNLSRFMNHSCAPNCETQKWTVNGDTRIGLFALRDIESGEELTFNYNLASDGETRKPCLCGAPNCSGFIGLKAQKQSIVQSPVQSKAIVQPRKDKSRRRSSRCSSMSRRKLLCWRCGQEILDSSRSIICSRRTCKRKYHVTCVKIDDTQPNFNCPWHHCLECDRRTTIHCSFCSTAFCQVHFDGNLFDDSERGIVCKVHENVDLQKTVEDEKEDSDNDNETDKEYSSTSSSSPIVMEKIATREPSPRVSIIELNLIRIMVVCE, from the exons ATGAATTCCATTAGCACAGAGGTCACAAAGGCATCCGTGTCAGCTCATGCACAGTCTGGCAAGAGCACCGTCGCTGCGAGCGAGGATGCGTGTAACGGTCAAGAAAGCTCATACGTCAATTGCAACGGTTTGCTCGGCAGAAGCCGTTATGGTAGAATGTTAAAACCCACGCCTAACATGAATAACGCTGTTATTTTAGCACAG AAGATGCCAAAGACACGTAGACAATGGAACTCTACTACTATGGATAATGAAAGTATAGGTGAAAATAATACCACTAGCAGCATCGATGAAACTGCTGGTTCTACTAGTAATGATGTAGCGGAGGATATCTTGCCTTCAAAAGTCACTGCTAATGTTGAATGCCACTGGAAGGTAGGACAATTAGCATGGGCAAGAGTCGGCAACTTCCCATTTTGGCCTTGTGTCGTAACATTGGATCCAACTACAATGACATACCATAAATTACGAA TCGCAACTAGATCAAATATCTTAATGATACACGTTCAGTATTTTGGAGACAAAGAACGGCATAATTGGGTTTCTGCAAATTGTGTGATGGAATTTACGGGTCTCGCTGATTTTCTGAAGTTATCGGAATCACTGACGGcggaaatgaagaaaaaggaCGCGAAATATGCTGCGGCTTTTATCGTGAAACAAGGAGCACAAAGGAAATGGGACAATGCCGTTGAGGAAGCGACAGCGGTGAAGCATATGACAATTGAACAGAGAGCCGAGACGTTTGCACCAAAAATTAAAGTCTCAAGAACTAGGGAGAGAAAGACATCGAATGTTGatgagaaaaacaaaaataagagaaaatattcgAATGAGCAAGATAATGGACCTGATGCGAAACGCGCTAAATACGATAAT GTATTTGATGCAGAAAAATCGGAAGTGTCGAAGACACGTAAATCAGAAGCATCAAAGTCGAGAACATCACGGGTTGTAAATGGGAAAACCGATTTGAAATTATACTCGGATTCTTTGCCTTCGAGTCATAAAGGTAGCCAAGACAACACGAGAGTCGACCGAAAAGAGGAAGATGAGGATGGTGTGTTCGAGGTCTATTACGAGCGAAATAAAGATTTGTTGGTGGATGAATATCCAAACGCGTCGGAACAAGacattaaaaagtatttgcGGAAAACTTGGGACAATATGGATACGActtttcgaaagaaatatcGATCGTACATGACGCGCGACAGCAGTAGTTCGCAATCGCAGAAAGAAAATTCTTCCGATCACGAGGACGACACATCGATCGAAACTGACACGAGTGTGAAGGAAACAAACAAGAGAATGAGAAGTAAGGTTGACAAAGAGGAAAGTTCTGTTTCAGAAGCGAAACGTGGTAGACGGTATAATATCTTTAAAGGTTTGAAGCAGGAGAAAGTTTGTCAAATTTGCGAGAAGACGGGGAAACTAACGAGATGTAAGGGACCTTGTTATTCCTACTTCCATCTATCTTGCGTGAAACCTGGGGAATCTAGTCCAGAGCACTCTGGTGACGAGAATATCACGGACGATAAGATACTCGATGACTTGAACGTAATCAAGAGAAGCATTAACGGCGAACATGAGAATAGCG TAGGTAAAACTGAGGATCAAGAGGACGAAATGTTCAAATGCATCGATTGCTTATCTGGCGTAGCACCCGCTTGTTTCATATGcaacgagagagaaggagatcgTATCAGGTGTATCGTGCCGGCCTGCGGAAAGCATTATCATTCCAAGTGTTTAAATTCGTGGCCTCAG TCGCATTGGCAAGGTGGACGTTTGACGTGTCCGTATCACGTGTGCCACACCTGCAGCTCCGACAATCCTCAGGATAATCACTCACGTGCTCCGAATGAAAAAATCGCAAGATGCGTTCGCTGCCCCTCATCTTATCACGCGTCCACGTCATGTCTGCCTGCTGGTTCAACGATTCTGACGGCTAGCCAAATTGTATGCCCAAAGCACTACAAAGCACCATATCCTCCGTTGAATGCAGCGTGGTGCTTTTTGTGTACACGTGGCGGCAGTCTCATTTGTTGCGATACGTGTCCTACTTCTTTTCATTTGGAATGTCTCG gtATAAATGCACCTGACGGTGGATTTTTCTGCGAAGACTGTGAGACAGGGAGGCTGCCCTTGTACGGAGAAGTCGTGTGGGTGAAACTCGGTCATTATCGGTGGTGGCCATCTCGTATATGTTATCCGCAGGAAATCCCTGAAAAAGTAAAGGCTATATCTCATAGTCCTGGTAAATTTTGCGTAATGTTTTTGGGGtctaatgattattattggGTGCATAg AGGCCGAGCTTTTTTGTATCAGGATGGGGACGCAAATATGAAACTACCTATAGGTAAAAAGATggataataaatttcgaataGCTTTAAAAGAAGCAAACAAATTACATCAGCAGTTGAAAGAACAGCGATCTATAACTAAAGAACCGAAAAGATTGAAGCCGCCtccatatgtaaaattaaaa GTTAACAAACCAGTGGGCAACGTGAAACCGGCCGAAGTCGAAAGTATCGTGGCATGCGAGTGCGATCCTAATTGGGATAATCCCTGCGCACCTGGTACCGATTGTCTGAACCGTATACTGTTGGTCGAATGTAGTCCGGGAATATGTCCAGCCGGACCAAAATGTATGAATCAGTCGTTTGTTCTTCGGCAATATCCGGAGATGAAGCCATTTCATACAGTGGGCCGTGGTTGGGGTCTGAGAACGTTAGAGGATATCAAAGCGGGACAATTTGTTATCGAATACGTCGGTGAAGTCATAGATGAAGCAGAGTATAAGTGTAGACTGCATCGAAAGAAGGaactgaaaaatgaaaatttttattttcttacgaTCGACAACAACAGAACGATTGACGCGGAACCCAAGGGGAATTTGAGCCGATTTATGA ATCATTCATGTGCACCGAACTGCGAGACGCAGAAATGGACGGTGAACGGAGACACGCGTATTGGTCTGTTCGCCTTACGTGACATAGAATCCGGCGAGGAGCTGACGTTTAACTACAACTTGGCGTCCGATGGGGAAACGCGGAAGCCGTGCCTCTGCGGTGCACCAAATTGTAGCGGCTTTATTGGTTTAAAGGCACAAAAGCAGTCAATTGTACAATCACCTGTGCAATCGAAAGCAATTGTACAACCAAGGAAAGACAAGTCGAGACGAAGAag TTCTCGTTGCTCTTCCATGAGTAGGAGAAAGCTCTTGTGCTGGCGATGCGGACAAGAAATATTGGATTCAAGCAGATCGATCATTTGTTCGCGAAGAACATGTAAGAGAAAGTATCACGTAACGTGCGTAAAAATCGACGACACGCAACCCAACTTCAATTGCCCTTGGCATCACTGCCTAGAATGCGACCGTCGAACGACGATACATTGTTCTTTCTGCAGCACTGCCTTCTGTCAAG TACATTTCGACGGTAACTTATTTGATGATAGTGAGAGGGGTATCGTATGTAAGGTGCACGAGAACGTGGATCTACAGAAGACTGTCGAAGATGAGAAAGAAGATTCGGATAATGATAACGAGACGGATAAAGAGTACTCGTCCACGAGTTCCAGTAGTCCGATCGTAATGGAAAAAATAGCGACGCGAGAACCATCACCAAGGGTTTCTATTATAGAG TTGAATTTGATACGGATAATGGTAGTTTGTGAATGA